One genomic segment of Tubulanus polymorphus chromosome 4, tnTubPoly1.2, whole genome shotgun sequence includes these proteins:
- the LOC141903402 gene encoding putative vesicular acetylcholine transporter-B: MPVIPFINKDLSEIREILDKKIYEPKSQRRLVLVIVCVALLLDNMLYMVIVPIIPDYLRSINAWGSPTIDKGTTNITNITIEYNRTYENISGSFDYTWVNYTSYRVHKSIFMVAEYDNEDSAIGVLFASKAILQLLVNPFTGHLIDRIGYDFPMMIGLGIMFLSTSVFAFGESYAILFLARSLQGLGSAFADTSGLAMIADRYTEERERSLALGIALAFISFGCLVAPPFGGVLYQFAGKKVPFLILASIALVDGLMLFFVFKPVRKLRREMKDDIPRGTPIYRLLMDPFIAIAAGALAMANVSLAFLEPTIAIWMKDTMDASEWEMGLIWLPAFIPHVVGVYMTVKMARSHPQYQWLIAAIGLSMEGVSCLMIPFCKTFGVLMLPICSICFGIALIDTALLPTLGYLVDVRHVSIYGSVYAIADISYSLAYAFGPIVAGSIVHSIGFVWLNVGIFLSNILYAPLLVFLKTIYTYKPFDNEETVLVDDYPPGQKYKTYQMNNINGGIEPKEIDAPEMNNHLVQNDMTKPSAPPMNEVTNPFYQQQQQPQNNAIGNQNSVNYRNSVKNPSYRERAQDSRKIMESSDSDY, from the coding sequence ATGCCGGTGATACCGTTCATTAATAAAGACCTGTCGGAAATCCGCGAAATTCTCGACAAGAAAATCTACGAACCTAAATCTCAGCGCCGCCTGGTGCTGGTCATAGTATGCGTCGCTTTGCTACTGGATAATATGTTGTATATGGTCATAGTGCCGATCATTCCTGATTATCTGCGCAGCATCAACGCCTGGGGTTCGCCTACAATCGATAAAGGGACGACGAATATAACTAATATCACAATTGAATACAACAGAacttatgaaaatatttcgggCTCGTTCGATTACACGTGGGTGAATTATACATCTTACAGGGTGCATAAATCCATTTTCATGGTGGCCGAATACGATAACGAAGATAGCGCGATCGGTGTACTATTCGCTTCAAAAGCTATTCTGCAACTGCTCGTCAATCCATTTACGGGTCATCTCATCGACAGAATCGGCTACGATTTTCCAATGATGATTGGTTTAGGGATAATGTTTCTGTCCACGTCCGTGTTCGCATTCGGTGAAAGTTACGCGATATTGTTCCTGGCGCGAAGTTTACAAGGATTGGGCTCGGCGTTCGCCGACACCTCCGGATTGGCGATGATCGCCGACAGATATACCGAAGAAAGGGAAAGATCTCTGGCGTTAGGTATCGCTTTAGCGTTCATATCGTTCGGATGTCTGGTGGCACCACCTTTCGGCGGCGTCCTCTACCAGTTTGCCGGTAAAAAGGTACCGTTTTTGATTTTGGCATCGATAGCGCTGGTCGACGGGTTGATGTTGTTCTTCGTGTTCAAACCTGTTCGAAAGTTGAGACGTGAAATGAAAGACGACATACCGCGAGGAACGCCGATATACCGTTTGTTAATGGATCCTTTTATCGCGATAGCTGCCGGTGCACTGGCCATGGCTAACGTATCCCTAGCGTTTCTCGAACCGACGATAGCTATCTGGATGAAGGACACGATGGACGCATCCGAATGGGAAATGGGTTTGATCTGGTTGCCGGCGTTCATACCGCATGTCGTCGGTGTTTACATGACGGTCAAAATGGCCAGGTCCCACCCGCAATACCAGTGGCTTATCGCCGCGATAGGACTTTCAATGGAGGGAGTATCTTGTCTCATGATACCGTTCTGCAAGACTTTCGGCGTGCTGATGCTTCCTATATGTAGTATATGTTTCGGTATCGCTCTCATTGACACGGCCTTGCTGCCCACACTTGGATACTTAGTGGATGTCCGCCACGTGTCCATTTACGGCAGTGTTTACGCAATTGCGGACATATCTTACTCATTAGCATACGCGTTCGGACCTATAGTAGCCGGATCGATCGTTCATTCGATTGGATTTGTGTGGCTCAACGTCGGCATCTTCTTGAGTAACATACTCTACGCTCCGTTGTTGGTGTTCCTGAAGACGATTTACACGTATAAACCATTCGACAATGAAGAGACCGTTCTGGTGGATGACTATCCACCTGGACAGAAATACAAAACTTACCAGATGAACAACATCAACGGCGGCATCGAACCGAAAGAAATCGACGCGCCGGAAATGAACAACCATTTAGTGCAGAACGACATGACCAAACCATCAGCGCCACCTATGAACGAGGTCACCAACCCGTTCTatcaacagcaacaacaaccgCAAAACAACGCGATCGGTAATCAGAATTCGGTTAACTATCGTAATTCCGTTAAAAATCCCAGCTACCGAGAACGCGCTCAAGATTCGCGCAAAATCATGGAATCGTCTGACTCTGATTATTGA